The sequence ACTTTGTGATGGCATACACACTATTTTTCTCGTCTGGATTCCAATCGGTTTTTTCAGAAATTAATTTACTTTTTAAGCTGCTTCCTAATGTTGCTACAGAACTTACATAACATAATTTTTCAATAGAATTAGCAAGACAGAGATTCACAATATTTGCAGTGCCTTCCTCATTCACTTTTTTGAGAACTCTATATTTTGAAGGATGGAAGGTTATAAAAGCAGCGCAATGATAAACTTTTGTGATGTTTTCAAAAGCGAGCGTAAGTGCTGGAATATCTGTGATGTTGGCTTCAACCCACTCAATTTTGTTGAAAAGCGAATCCACTTCAGAAGTATAAAGCGCAAATACTTTTTTAACGGAATTTAGTTCACTATTTTTCCTTTGAATTGCCCGAACCCGCTCGTTTTTCTTCAAAAGAAAATACAAAAGGTGAGAACCCACCAAACCTGTGCCGCCAGTTACTAAAATCATAGTGCGAAAATACTGCTTTTGTAATTGATCCCTATAGCTATCGAGACGAAACTCAAACCGAAAAATGAACCCAGCTTCAAACTTGAATTCTGTCCCGAATTCTCGGGATTGAACCTTGAATCTTTAATTGAGAACCCTATCTTTGCACAAAATTTATAAAATGGAACTGAAAAATTTCGTTGAAGAACTACAATGGCGCGGCATGATACATGACGTTATGCCCGAAACCGAGGAACATCTTATGGAAGCCATGCGTTCTGCTTATGTGGGTTTTGACCCAACCGCAGACTCATTGCATATTGGTAATTTGGTGCCTATCATGATTCTATCTTTCTTTCAGCGGTGTGGTCATAAACCCTATGCTTTGGTAGGTGGCGCCACGGGAATGATTGGCGATCCTTCAGGAAAAAGTGCAGAACGAAATTTGCTTGATGAAGAAGCTCTGCGTCATAACCAAGAATGTGTAAAAAACCAACTTTCACAGTTTTTGGATTTTTCTTCGGGAGCTGAGAATCAAGCGGTTTTGGTCAATAATTATGATTGGATGAAGGAGTTTTCGTTTTTGGATTTTATTAGAAACGTAGGCAAGCACATCACCGTAAACTATATGATGGCGAAGGATTCCGTGAAGACCCGTTTGAGTGGCGAAAGCGCGGACGGACTTTCGTTTACGGAGTTTACCTATCAGCTAATTCAAGGCTACGACTTTCTTCATTTATATAGAAATATGAACTGTACCCTGCAAATGGGTGGCAGCGATCAATGGGGAAATATTACTACGGGAACCGAACTGATAAGAAGAGTTGATGCTGGAAAAGGATATGCGTTAACTTGTCCGCTAATCACAAAAAGCGATGGTAGCAAGTTTGGAAAAAGCGAAGGAGGAAATGTATGGCTTGATGCGAACAGAACTTCACCCTACAAATTTTACCAATATTGGTTGAATACGAGCGATGATGATGCAGAAAAATACATCAAGATTTTCACCTTTCTCGATAAAGAAACTATTGAAAATACAGTTGCTGAACATAAAGAAGCACCGCATTTAAGATTGCTTCAAAAACGATTAGCGCAGGAAGTTACGACAACCGTTCACAGTGCTGAAGAGTTTGAAAACGCTGTAAAAGCTTCAGAAATATTATTCGGAAATTCCACTTCCGGAGATTTAAAAATGCTGAATGAAAAAACATTTCTCGATGTTTTTGACGGTGTGCCACAAACGGAAATTTCAAAAGAAGAAATAAAAGACGGCGTTGATATTATAGCCGCATTAGCTGAAAAAACAGGCTTCTTAAAGTCGAATGGCGAAGCACGCCGCGCTTTGAAGGAAAATTCAATTTCGGTAAACAAGGAAAAAGTTGCTGATGATTTTAGTATTTCTGAAAGTGATTTGATAAATGGGCAATTCGTTCTTTTGCAACGTGGTAAGAAGAATTATTTTATTATTAAGATGGTTTAGTAGTTGATAGCTTAATCTTATAAAAAATCCCCGGCAAAATTTGCACGGGGATTTTCGGATTAACTAACCAACCAAATTATGAAAAGTCATCACTTTCTCACAATACTTTGGTCGGAACATTCATCAAGAACTTACGCTAAGTTTCTCGAGACTATGTTAAATGTTTCATCATAAAACCATCAAATTGCAACCGCGGACGTCGCTGGAATCAAATCTACCTAAAACTTCAAAAGTGCCGTCATTAAAGGTTTTTCCTAGGTCTTGAGTTGCAATGAAGGAACAGGAATATAAGTTCGCTAAGTCAATCACGTTTATGCCGCCAGTTTTTTCGAAAGTATAAGAAAGCGCATCTTCTGGGTCACGCGTTAAAATTTTCATCCACGGTGGACAGGAAAAAATTCCGTCACCAATGGAATAAGCTTGTGAGAGCAGTTCTGTCATTCCATATTCGCTATGAATTTTCTGAACTCCAAAACCATTTTTCAAAATTTCGTGAAGTTCCTCTTTTATCATTTCCTTTCTGCGGCCTTTCATTCCACCAGTTTCCATCACTATTGTATTTTTTAGTTGAAAACTTTTCATTTCAATTAAATCAAGCAAAGCATAAGAAACACCAATTAGTATGGTTTTTTGACCGCTTTTTTCTAAAGATTCTAGCTTTTCAATCAGAGCGTCCATTTCATTTAAATAGAAGCCACTGTTGGGATTATTGCTTTTTTCAATCAGCTTTTCAACCATATAAATTAAGGAAGAGCCTTCGCGCTCCAAATAGGATGGAAGTAGTGCTAAAAAAGTAAAGCTTGATGGATTGCCATATTGACGTTCAAAGGCTTTTAGGAAGCTCTTTTCATATAACTCCAAACTTGCTACAAAATGTTTACTGGTAATACTTCCAGTTGTGCCGCTGCTTGTAAAGATGGTTTCTTTAGCGCGATTTTCAGCGATTATTTCATGGCTTTTGAAAAACTGAATTGGTAAGAACGGAATGCTTTCAATGGATTTTACTTCGGAAGGTTTCGTATTTAAAAGTTCGCAGAAAGTTCGATAAATAGGAACGTTTTCATATTGAAAGTGGAATACCTTCAATGCAAGCCGTTCAAAATCTTCGGAAGTATTAATATCAAAAATTTCCTTTTCCAGCATATTTTTCAACAACGAAATTTCACTTCAAAAATAGGTAAATAAAAAAGCTCCTGCAGAAACAGGAGCTTTAAAAATAAATTTTATAACGGATTACTTAACAACTAATTTTTTGGTAGTTGAAGTTTTTCCTTGTTCTATTTTCAAGATGTAAACACCACTGTTTAAAGCTGAAATGTCTAATCTATCAGAATTTAAAGTAGTTTTTATAACTTGCTTTCCAAGAACATCAAAAATCGAAATGTTTTTAGCACCGCTCACCTTTGAAGTGATGTTCACATAACCTTTAGTCGCTGGGTTTGGATAAACAGCAAACTGATCTTTAGAAAAATCGCTTACACCAATAGTAGCATCAAAGACAATATTATCAAACCAAAAAGATTCTGCACTTGCATTAGTTCTTCCTTCAATTACAAGTTGCACTAGACTACCTGGAAGTGATGCTGATGCATTTTGCCATTGTAGTTGGTATTCTCCACTTCCAGAATCAAATGGAACAAGATCATCAAGATCCATTCCAGTTGAGTTGAAAAGATCAATTTCAGTACTGTTGGTAATATCTCTTACATAAATACGCAATCTGTCTGAACCTGAACTGTTAACTGTCCCGTCGCCTTCGTAATTTCCGTTGGCAGGAGTGTCATTAATAGATAAAAGAAAATCCAAAGATATTGCACCAGAATTGGAGAGTGTTAAATCAACTTGGTCAAATTCTACAATCATATTTCCATCTATATCATTCATTTGATACCCTTTAGCACCATCTGTAAATAGAACTGTTGGAGAAGGTGTAAAGCTTGTAACGCCAACAAAATCACCATCAGTCAATCCAACATCTGGAGTGTCATAAGGAGTGTAAGTAGCATTAAAGCCTAATTCACCGCCAGTAGAAATAAAATCAACAAGAGGTTGGCCAGAATTATTAATTAAATCGTGCGCAACATTTGCATCGCCAGTATCGGTATATTTTCCTGAAAGCGCCTCTGGCTCTTCAAAACTGGTTCCTGCAATTTGTGCAAAAGAAACGGCACCTACTAAAAGAGCCGTAAATAAAGTAATTTTTTTCATCAGTAATTATTTAAAATTGAGTACAAAGATATATAAATGTTTGGTTTTTAAAAAGAAGGATTTTAATCTTCCATATATTTTTAACGAAAACATAACGCTTCAACTTTCTGTGATTGTCAATTGGTGTTATTAAATCGTTATGCCAAGGTTAACAATAAGCGTGCTAAACTTTAGGCAGGGTAAATAATAGTATCTTTGAAATGTTAAAAATGATTCATTTTTATATGAAAAAAAAGGATATTAAAATTTTATTGGTAGATGATGAGCCGGATATTTTGGAAATAATTCGCTACAATCTTTCTTCTGAAGGCTACCATATTGAAACTGCGGAAAACGGTATAGAAGCTATAGCCCAAGCCAAAAAAGTAAAACCGCAACTCATTATTATGGACGTAATGATGCCAAAAATGGATGGTATTGAAGCTTGCGAAAAGATCCGAAGCATTCCAGAACTTTCCGAAACTGTCATTACTTTTTTATCAGCACGCGGCGAAGATTTTTCGCAAATGGCAGGTTTTGAAGCAGGAGCGGATGATTATATAACCAAGCCAATCAAGCCGAAAGTGCTTGTTAGCAAAGTGAAAGCGTTATTGCGAAGGTTTAAAGAAGAAAAGGAAGATGAAAAAATAAAACTCGGAAATCTAACTATAAATCGCGAAGAATATAAAATCATTCTTGGTAGGGAAGAAATGGTTTTGCCACGCAAAGAATTTGAACTTTTATCATTACTTGCATCAAAACCTGGAAAAGTTTTTAAACGCGAAGATATTTTGGATAGTATTTGGGGTAATGACGTGATTGTTGGCGGAAGAACTATTGATGTCCACATCAGGAAACTTCGCGAAAAGATTGGTGATGATAAATTCAAAACCGTTAAAGGTGTTGGATATAAATTTGTGGTTTGAGAAAAGCAATTTCCGTTTTAAGTAATAAACAGCGACTTAAGATTGAAAGACGTAAGACATAGGGCATTTTACAATCAAGCTTTCAGTTATAATTTTTCAGTCCTACATCATAAGTCCTATCGTCTTAAGTCATTTTTAAAAGTATGAAATTCTCTAAAAAATATAATTTCGCCGCCTTCACATCACTGTGGATTGCATTGTTTTCAACATTGGCAATGGCTATATTTTTGTATTTTTTGGTTGAAACGGTTTCTGCTTGGTTTCTTTTGCTGTTTTTGGTTTTATTTCTACTTTCGTTTTTTATCCTTCAATATCGGGTAGAAAAATTTATTTACTTCCGAATAAAAAAAATATACAAAGATGTTCGTATTTTAAACGAAAAAGACTTTCCAAAACCTTCCGTAACCACGGATATGGAAGTATTAACTCGCGAAGTTGAAAATTATGTAAACGTCAAAAAACTTGAAATTGAAACTCTAAATGTTCGTGAAAACTACCGAAAAGAATTTATGGGAAATATTTCACACGAATTGAAAACCCCTCTGTTTACGGTACAAAGTTATGTTTTGACTTTGTTGGATGGCGCAATGAAAGATAAAACCGTTCGGAAAGAATATTTACGAAGAGCAAATAAGGGGGTGGAACGACTCATATATATAGTGAAGGAATTAGATATGATTTCAAAGCTAGAAGTTGGTGGCTTGGTGCTTAACAAGGAATATTTCAACATTATTGCCTTGGTTCAAAGTATCTTTGATTTGCTGGAAATGAAAGCTGCTAAAAAAAATATCTCCCTAGTCTTTGATAAAGAATATACCGAAGAAATAGTTGTAAACGCAGATCGAGAGCGAATTGAGCAAGTGCTGACAAACCTTATCGTAAACTCTCTGAAATACGGAAAGCAAGACGGAACAACCGAAGTAAGCATTGAAAACATTGTAAAGAGTAAAGTGCTAGTCCGCGTTACCGATAATGGCGAAGGAATACTAAAAGAAAACATGCCGCGAATTTTTGAACGTTTTTACCGTGTGGACAAAAGCGGTTCCCGAAAAGAAGGTGGTAGTGGTTTGGGACTTTCTATAGTTAAGCATATCGTGGAAGCGCATAACGAAAAAATATATGTGGAAAGCCAGTTCGGTATTGGTTCTGAGTTTTCATTCACCCTCGAAAATGGAAAATAATTCGTTGAAATCTACAGGTTTTTGCGATAAGCTTTTCAACCCTTTGTAAACTACAATTTTTTCTAGTTTTTTTAATTTGAATTTGTCCTGCTTGCAGGAAGGAACAATTCCAAGATTTTTTAGGCGTTTTGCTAGATATTCTTGTTCGTATTGTCCGGGTGTTGGGATGAAAAACGCTTGCTTTTCTAGCATTGTCAAGTCCATAATCGTGGTGTAGCCAGAACGAGAAATAACAACTTTACTTTTGTTTATGGTGTCTTCAAGTTCATCGCTCAACAAGAAGTTTATCGTTTTTATGTTTTCAAAATTTTGCCATTTTTGTTCTCCTTCAACAATTCCGCGAACTATTAAAACTTTCTTTTCACTCTTTTTTAACGTGGCTTTCAACTTCTCTTCAAAAATTGTTCGTTGCGGTTCTGGACCAGAAATTAATGCCAAAATATCTATGGTTTTTGGAATCTCCTTTTTTTTCATTCGGCTTAAAACTCCGATGTATTTTACAGGAAAGGGTTCGTGATTTAAATGTCCAAGTTTTCCACTTAAATTCATCACCACGTCATCCGTATCTGGCACCCAACAAACATCAAATTTTTTAATGATTTTCTGATGAATTTTACTGCTGAAATAAGAAGTACTTCCAGAAAGAACATGCAATTGATGTGTAATAAAAACGCAAGGTATTTTTGAATTTCGAATCCCAAAACGGTTATCGCTAATAATTCCGTCTATTTTTTCTGCTGCAAAAAGTTGTTTTACAATGCATTTTTCGGCGGAAATCGTTTGTTGAATTCTTGGTAATTTCAGCAACATTTTCCATTTAAAATATTTTCCGTCTTTAGGATATGTAATGTTGTAGGAAGGCAATTCTAAGGATTCCAATTCTGGAAATTCCTTTTGAAGAAGTAAAAGTGCGGGTCCGTCTGAAGCTAATAAAACATCATAGTTATGCTCCAACAATGCTTTAATTATTGGAATACAACGCGTGGCGTGACCCAAACCCCAATGCAGAGGAGCGACTAAGATCGTTTTCTTTTTCAGCATAAAAACAAAGGTAGCAATAATTGTGGCGGTGGGATATTTCCTTAATTTTACAAATTGAAATCGAAAATTGGAAAGTGATTTTATTTTTCAACCTCGAACTTTGAATATTGAACCTTAAACCTTGAATTAATATTGTGGGAAGCAAAAACAAACTAAGACGCTTTAGAGAAAATGACACATTTACAAACGTAGTGCAACCTTCGCGTGAGGAAGTACAGAACGACGCATTAAAACTTAAGGGAAATTGGAAAAAAGAATTCTTCAAAAATGATAATCCCTTAGTTTTGGAATTGGGATGTGGCAAAGGCGAATATTCTGTAAATCTTGCAAAAGCATATCCTGAAAAGAATTTTTTAGGAATAGACATTAAAGGTGCACGTTTATGGCGTGGCGCAAAAATTGGGTTAGAAGAAGAGCTGCAAAACGTAGGTTTTCTGCGAACTCAAATAGAACTCGTGGACCAACTTTTCGACGAAAACGAAGTAGATGAAATTTGGATTACCTTTCCCGATCCACAAATAAAGTTCAAACGTACTAAACATCGTTTAACCAACGAAGATTTTCTTCAGAAGTACAAAAAAATTCTAAAACCTGATGGCGTAGTTCATCTTAAAACTGATAGTGAATTTATGCACGGCTACACCCTTGGTTTGCTTCACGGTCGGGATGAAATTATTGAATATGCTCACCACGATGTTTACGGTAGCCAAGGTGCGCCTGAAGCCGTAACAAATATTCAAACTTTTTATGAAAACCAATATCTTGAAATAGGAAAAAAAATAACCTATATTCGGTTTAAATTCCGTTAACTAGATATTTAGTATATTCACAAAAACAACCATCCTAAATGACATTTTTATACAATTTTCTTATAGGTTTGTTTGGGTCATTTATTGGAGTGCTTCCTCCAGGGCTAATAAATATGTACGCCGCCAAAATAAGTATGAAGGAAGGCCGAAAAAGAGCTTTCCTTTTTTCGGTTGGTGTTTGTATTACCGTGATGCTTCAAACATATGTTGCGCTTCTTTTGGCAGGATATATAGGAAAGCACCCTGAAGTAGTTAGCCTGCTTCAAAAAGTGGCTTTGGGCATCTTTATAAGTCTTACTATTTACTTCATTTTTATTGCAAAAGACACACGTAGAGAAATGCGTGATCATAATGAAAATTCAAAGAGAAATCGTTTCTTTATGGGAATGTTTATTGCAGTTTTAAACCTGCTCCCAATTCCGTATTGGATTTATGTCAGCATTACTTTTTCGACTTTTGAAATGTTTTCTTTTTCGCAATTAGAACTTTTGGTAGCTGTTATTGCTTCTGGAATTGGCACTTTTGCGACCTTGGCTTTGTACGTTCAGTTTTTTAGACCAAAGGAGCATTCACGAAAATTGAGTCTAAATATGAATTATGTGATTGGCATAATTACCGCTATTATTTCTGTAATCACATTTTTAAAAATCATAAAAGAAATTTAAAAATGGCCGAAAAGGGTTTTTTTGAAAGAGTTTACGAAACCGCAAAACTTATACCCTACGGAAGGGTAACTTCCTATGGTGCAATTGCCAATTATTTAGGAGCAACAGGAAGTGCTAGAATGGTCGGTTGGGCATTAAACGGAAGCAATAAAGCAGATGTTCCCGCACAGCGAGTTGTAAACCGAAATGGATTGCTAACTGGAAAGCACCATTTTCAAGGCACAAACTTGATGCAGCAACTTTTGGAAAGTGAAGGTATTGAAGTGGTTGATAACAAAATTCAAAATTTTGAAAAGCATTTTTGGGATCCTATGAAGGAATTGTAATTTGTAGTTTTTTATTTTCCAAACTTTATATCAAATGAATCTCCTTTCCAATAATTTGCAGTTTTTTGATTGATTTTTATTTTTTTCAGAATATTTTTTTCAACTAGACTCTCCAAATCTGTTCGTGCGGTTTGATTGGTCACTGAAAAGACGTTTTCTATTTCTTTTACTGTAAAATTTCTAGTGCTGTTTTCATTTACCCAAAAAAGTATTTGTGCCTGTCGTTCATTGATGCTTGGCTCTTTGTAAAATTGAGCCAGATTCTGTACTTCTTTTTTCTTTTTGGCTACATATTCCTTTAAATCCTCAAATGCTTGGGTTAATACTTTTACTTGATAATGAATAAAATAGGTTACATCCATATCATCAATTTCGGTATATAAATAGGCATTTTCGTATTGGGTTTTGCTTTTCATTATTACTCGTGAAATTGAGAGATATTCAGTTAACCAATAACCATTCTTTAAAAGATACCAATAAAACAAAGCTCTTGCAGTTCTTCCGTTTCCATCCACAAATGGGTGAATGTAACCTATCAAAAAATGAAGGATACTTGCTTTTACAATTGGGTGAATAAAATTTTCTTTTGGATTGTTGTTGAAAAATTCGCAGAAAGATTTCATCAAGTCGTCCAATTCTTTGAATGGTGGAGGTGTATGAACAATTTCTCCAGTTAAATCATTCATTACAAAAATTTCATCATTGTCCCTAAACACACCGACCTGCTTTTCGTATAATGTTTTTTTGGTAACCAAGTGATGGATTTCAAACAATTTTTCTAAAGAAATTTCTTCCTCTTTGTGTTCGCTGATATACTGAATGGTTTCATAATTATTCAGAATCATCTGCTCGCTTTTGTTTTTTGGAGTCTTGTTTTTCCGAAGCATTTCTTTCGCTTTCACGCGAGTAGTGCTTGCTCCTTCAATTTTGGAAGAGAAGATGGATTCTTCCATTAAAGCGTTTGTCAAGTATTTTTGTTTGTCAAGTTCGTCTAACAGTTCTTTTTTTTGAATTCCTGCGCCGAAGTTGAAGTCTAAATAGTGAAGTTTTTGCTGTAAAAATTCATTTATGTTATAACGATATTCAATTTCAAAAATATCTTCCGCCAATAAATCACTAAATAGATAATCGTTTTTTGAGGTAACTTCTCGTCTCATTTTTGTTATAAACCATAAAAGCTCTTCATCTTTTATATCTGTTTTGAACAAATGAATTTTTTCATCCTTTAAATATTTTATTTTATCCCAATACAAATAATCCTTTTCAATCTTTTTTGCGGTATCTGAAAAAAGCTGTATTCTGTCTGAAAGAATTATTTTGAAAAGTTCATTTTTTATATTTGCAGATAACTTAATTACGGGTGCCTCTTCAATCATTATTTCCTAATTTTGAAAAAATTTACAATTATTTACAAATATACGTCATTTTCTATTATTTCCTAATTTTCCCAAAATTTGTAAATAATAGGAAATAATTTCAATCAAACTTACTACCAACTGCCACTGAATACTGCCAACTTATTTTAGTATATTTGCACTTTAGAATGAATCTAAATATCACAAATATACAATGAGCATTTCAAAACAAGATATCCTAAAGGCCTTAGAAACTATTACGGTTGCTGGCGAAGGGAAAAATATGGTAGCGAGTGGTGCTGTGCAGAATGTAATGACTTTTGCAGATGAAATAATCGTGGATATTAAACTTTTCACGCCAGCACTTCACATAAAAAAACGCGCTGAGGCAGATATTATTAAAACCATTCACGAAAAAGTGGATGCCAATGCCAAAGTACAAGTAAATATAAAAATAGAAGCGCCTGTAAAACCTCAAAACCCAAACTTAATTAAAGGAAAACCAATTCCTGGAATTCAGAATATAGTTGCTGTAGCTTCTGGAAAAGGAGGCGTTGGAAAATCAACGGTAACTGCAAACTTGGCAGTTACACTTTCCAAAATGGGTTTCAAAGTTGGTATTCTGGACGCGGATATTTACGGTCCTTCAATCCCGATTATGTTTGACGTTGCTATGGAAAAACCGCTTTCGGTGAACATTGGCGGTAAAAGCAAAATGAAACCTGTAGAAAACTACGGAATAAAAATACTTTCCATTGGCTTTTTCACGCAGCCAGATCAAGCCGTTATTTGGCGTGGACCAATGGCTGCAAAAGCTTTAAATCAATTAATTTTTGATGCAGATTGGGGCGAATTGGACTTTATGTTAATAGACCTTCCACCTGGAACTGGTGATATTCATCTAAGCATCATGCAATCGTTGCCAATTACTGGCGCGGTAGTGGTAAGTACGCCTCAAAATGTTGCTTTGGCAGATGCTCGTAAAGGTGTTGCAATGTTTAGACAAGAAAATATAGATGTTCCCGTTTTGGGAATTATTGAAAATATGGCCTATTTCACTCCGGCAGAACTTCCTGAAAATAAATACTATATCTTTGGAAAAGAAGGTGCAAAACATTTAGCTGAAGATTTGGATGTGCCATTTTTAGGAGAAGTTCCACTTGTGCAAAGCATTAGGGAAGCAGGAGATGCAGGAAGACCAGCAGCATTACAAACAGCAACCCAAACTGAGGAAGCTTTTGAAGCAATTACCAGAAATGTAGTAGAAGAAACCGTTCGCAGAAACGAAAATCTTCCGCCTACAGAAGCAATAAAAATTACAACAATGGCAGGTTGCAGCGCCGTAAAAAAATAATATGACAACGGAAGAACTTACAACGAAAATAGAGGAAGCATTGGATGAAATTCGTCCCTTTTTGCAGAATGACGGAGGAGATATTTCACTTGTTTCCATTGAAGATGGAAAAGTAGTGAACGTTCAGTTGCAAGGTGCTTGTGTGGGCTGTTCCGTAAACCAAATGACCCTTAAAAGCGGAGTGGAAATGACTATTAAAAAGTACGCTCCACAAATTGAAAAAGTTGTTAGCGTTTCATAGTAATGACAATCGTTGTTCATTTTTAAGAAAAACACAACTAATTTTGAATTAAAATTAAGAGAGCTTCTTTCATGATAAAAACAGATATTCTCATAATAGGCGCGGGTCCCACAGGTCTTTTCGCCGTTTTTGAAGCAGGATTATTAAAATTAAAATGTCATTTAATTGACGCGCTTCCGCAACCTGGCGGACAGTGTTCTGAAATATATCCTAAAAAACCAATCTACGATATTCCCGGTTTCCCAGAAGTACTTGCTGGCGATTTGGTAACCAATTTGATGAAACAAATTGAACCTTTCCAGCCAGGTTTCACGCTTGGCGAACGCGCTGATACTATTGAAAAATTAGACGATGGATCATTTATCGTAACTACAGATAAAGGTACCAAACACCACGCCCCAATTGTTGCAATTGCAGGAGGCTTAGGTAGTTTTGAGCCTCGAAAACCACCTATAGACCGTCTTTCAGATTTTGAAGATAAAGGTGTGGAATATATTATTCGTGATCCAGAATTATACAGAGATAAAAACGTTGTTATTTCTGGAGGTGGCGATTCTGCTTTGGATTGGAGCATTTTCTTGACAGATGTAGCTAAAAGTGTCACTTTAATTCATAGAAGAAATGAATTCCGCGGCGCTTTAGATAGTGTTGAAAAAGTACAAGAGCTAAAAAATCTTGGAAAGATTGAATTGATAACTCCTGCTGAAGTTGTTGGCTTAGTTGGGAATGATAAATTGGAAGAAGTGGTTATAAAACAAGGCGCTGAGGTATTTAACCGAGAATGTGATCATTTTATTCCGCTGTTCGGATTGGCTCCAAAACTTGGTCCAATTGCAGATTGGGGACTTGAGATTGAAAAAAACGCAATCAAAGTTAATAATGCGTTGGACTATCAAACCAACATTCCAGGTATTTACGCAATTGGTGATGTTAACACCTATCCCGGAAAACTTAAATTGATTCTCTGCGGTTTTCACGAAGCTACCTTAATGTGCCAAAGTGCTTATCAACGTATTTTTCCAGACAAACGTTATGTTATGAAATATACAACCGTTGGCGGCGTGGAAGGTTTTGATGGCAGCAAGAAGGAAGCGCCAAAAGCTGTTGTGAAATCTATTGATTAGCATTCTGATAGATCTAACAGGTTTTTAAAACCTGTTAGATCTTCTAAACTTTTAAACTTATCGACTCGTCGACTTTTTATGAAAGACATCAAAATAACAATCACAGACCGCCAAGGCGTAAAACATCAAGTTGATGCGCCTACAGATATGAATATGAATGTGATGGAACTCGTCCGTTCTTATGAATTGGCTCCAGAAGGAACCATCGGTATCTGCGGCGGAATGGCTATGTGTGCTTCTTGTCAATGCTACATTTTGAGCGACCACGAACTTCCCGAAATGAGTTACGATGAAGATTTAATGCTCGCTGAAGCTTTTAATGTGAAAGATAACAGCCGTCTTAGTTGCCAG comes from Aequorivita sublithincola DSM 14238 and encodes:
- the tyrS gene encoding tyrosine--tRNA ligase, which translates into the protein MELKNFVEELQWRGMIHDVMPETEEHLMEAMRSAYVGFDPTADSLHIGNLVPIMILSFFQRCGHKPYALVGGATGMIGDPSGKSAERNLLDEEALRHNQECVKNQLSQFLDFSSGAENQAVLVNNYDWMKEFSFLDFIRNVGKHITVNYMMAKDSVKTRLSGESADGLSFTEFTYQLIQGYDFLHLYRNMNCTLQMGGSDQWGNITTGTELIRRVDAGKGYALTCPLITKSDGSKFGKSEGGNVWLDANRTSPYKFYQYWLNTSDDDAEKYIKIFTFLDKETIENTVAEHKEAPHLRLLQKRLAQEVTTTVHSAEEFENAVKASEILFGNSTSGDLKMLNEKTFLDVFDGVPQTEISKEEIKDGVDIIAALAEKTGFLKSNGEARRALKENSISVNKEKVADDFSISESDLINGQFVLLQRGKKNYFIIKMV
- a CDS encoding acyltransferase; its protein translation is MLEKEIFDINTSEDFERLALKVFHFQYENVPIYRTFCELLNTKPSEVKSIESIPFLPIQFFKSHEIIAENRAKETIFTSSGTTGSITSKHFVASLELYEKSFLKAFERQYGNPSSFTFLALLPSYLEREGSSLIYMVEKLIEKSNNPNSGFYLNEMDALIEKLESLEKSGQKTILIGVSYALLDLIEMKSFQLKNTIVMETGGMKGRRKEMIKEELHEILKNGFGVQKIHSEYGMTELLSQAYSIGDGIFSCPPWMKILTRDPEDALSYTFEKTGGINVIDLANLYSCSFIATQDLGKTFNDGTFEVLGRFDSSDVRGCNLMVL
- a CDS encoding T9SS type A sorting domain-containing protein, which translates into the protein MKKITLFTALLVGAVSFAQIAGTSFEEPEALSGKYTDTGDANVAHDLINNSGQPLVDFISTGGELGFNATYTPYDTPDVGLTDGDFVGVTSFTPSPTVLFTDGAKGYQMNDIDGNMIVEFDQVDLTLSNSGAISLDFLLSINDTPANGNYEGDGTVNSSGSDRLRIYVRDITNSTEIDLFNSTGMDLDDLVPFDSGSGEYQLQWQNASASLPGSLVQLVIEGRTNASAESFWFDNIVFDATIGVSDFSKDQFAVYPNPATKGYVNITSKVSGAKNISIFDVLGKQVIKTTLNSDRLDISALNSGVYILKIEQGKTSTTKKLVVK
- a CDS encoding response regulator transcription factor, whose amino-acid sequence is MKKKDIKILLVDDEPDILEIIRYNLSSEGYHIETAENGIEAIAQAKKVKPQLIIMDVMMPKMDGIEACEKIRSIPELSETVITFLSARGEDFSQMAGFEAGADDYITKPIKPKVLVSKVKALLRRFKEEKEDEKIKLGNLTINREEYKIILGREEMVLPRKEFELLSLLASKPGKVFKREDILDSIWGNDVIVGGRTIDVHIRKLREKIGDDKFKTVKGVGYKFVV
- a CDS encoding sensor histidine kinase, which translates into the protein MKFSKKYNFAAFTSLWIALFSTLAMAIFLYFLVETVSAWFLLLFLVLFLLSFFILQYRVEKFIYFRIKKIYKDVRILNEKDFPKPSVTTDMEVLTREVENYVNVKKLEIETLNVRENYRKEFMGNISHELKTPLFTVQSYVLTLLDGAMKDKTVRKEYLRRANKGVERLIYIVKELDMISKLEVGGLVLNKEYFNIIALVQSIFDLLEMKAAKKNISLVFDKEYTEEIVVNADRERIEQVLTNLIVNSLKYGKQDGTTEVSIENIVKSKVLVRVTDNGEGILKENMPRIFERFYRVDKSGSRKEGGSGLGLSIVKHIVEAHNEKIYVESQFGIGSEFSFTLENGK
- a CDS encoding glycosyltransferase; protein product: MLKKKTILVAPLHWGLGHATRCIPIIKALLEHNYDVLLASDGPALLLLQKEFPELESLELPSYNITYPKDGKYFKWKMLLKLPRIQQTISAEKCIVKQLFAAEKIDGIISDNRFGIRNSKIPCVFITHQLHVLSGSTSYFSSKIHQKIIKKFDVCWVPDTDDVVMNLSGKLGHLNHEPFPVKYIGVLSRMKKKEIPKTIDILALISGPEPQRTIFEEKLKATLKKSEKKVLIVRGIVEGEQKWQNFENIKTINFLLSDELEDTINKSKVVISRSGYTTIMDLTMLEKQAFFIPTPGQYEQEYLAKRLKNLGIVPSCKQDKFKLKKLEKIVVYKGLKSLSQKPVDFNELFSIFEGE